A portion of the Bacteroidota bacterium genome contains these proteins:
- a CDS encoding Dam family site-specific DNA-(adenine-N6)-methyltransferase, translated as MINNTKPFLRWAGGKRWLTKSILDFIPESFNNYHEPFIGGGSIFLFLKNQGLIKGTSYISDFNEDLINAYSVIRENPEKIISKLKTYKNDKEFYYKIRSQKPRSQVSKAVRFIYLNKTSYNGIYRVNNKGEYNVPFGYRKGENLFGFPNLLNLSKLLNDNVLLKNGDFDLVKKNIRANDLIFLDPPYTVAHENNGFIQYNQSIFKWEDQERLAELLKYINSKNAFYILTNASHNSIDELFKNIGKKHIVQRHSTIGGKGASRNRVNEFIFTNI; from the coding sequence ATACAAAACCTTTCCTAAGATGGGCAGGAGGAAAAAGATGGTTGACAAAATCTATCTTGGACTTTATTCCTGAAAGTTTTAATAATTATCACGAACCATTTATTGGAGGGGGATCGATTTTTCTATTTCTGAAAAATCAAGGATTAATAAAAGGAACATCTTATATATCAGATTTTAACGAAGATTTAATCAATGCTTACTCTGTAATTAGAGAAAACCCTGAGAAAATAATATCAAAATTAAAAACTTATAAGAATGATAAGGAATTTTATTATAAAATTCGTAGCCAAAAACCAAGAAGTCAAGTTAGTAAAGCCGTTCGATTTATTTATTTGAACAAAACATCATATAATGGTATTTATAGAGTAAATAACAAAGGGGAATATAATGTTCCATTTGGATATAGAAAAGGTGAAAACCTATTCGGTTTTCCAAATCTACTTAATTTAAGTAAACTGTTAAATGACAATGTATTACTTAAAAATGGAGATTTTGATTTAGTTAAGAAAAATATCAGAGCAAATGATTTGATTTTCTTAGATCCCCCTTATACTGTTGCTCACGAAAATAATGGTTTTATACAATACAATCAATCAATTTTCAAATGGGAAGATCAAGAACGACTTGCAGAATTATTAAAATATATTAACTCAAAAAATGCTTTTTATATATTAACAAATGCATCACACAATAGTATTGATGAGCTTTTTAAGAATATTGGAAAAAAGCATATTGTTCAAAGACATAGCACTATTGGGGGAAAAGGAGCTTCAAGAAATAGAGTTAATGAATTCATCTTTACAAATATTTAG
- a CDS encoding DGQHR domain-containing protein, translating into MNEETRIQLLSKLITEKDIKSSLRLRKNSFNFDSLPINAKKLLENKIKDGWEVDREYKTKIRIKKQKSQDVFFEDKVWQLFASLGFNLLNKDRNLHLPYDRKNLKLTKQIDVFAKDKETILIVECKSAVSNKKGDFKDELEAMKGTIGGLVQTIKDLFPNEKLKFKYIFATQNYALSKHDIERLDILNGVHFDEDAIEYYLNLYKQLGLATRYQLLGSLFYGQEIPEIDNLVPAIRGKMGGHTYYSFSIEPEKLLKIGYVLHRNKANINMMPTYQRLIKKSRLKSVQKFIDEQKGYFPNSIVISIDSGGRRLNFDKANTQVNSTISDVGILHLPKKYRSAYIIDGQHRLYGYAETEYKIKNTIPVVAFVDLDRSEQVKLFMEINENQKSVSKNLRLTLNSDLLWTSSNLMEQQKALSSRIAIYLGETRLSPLFNKISIGEDKKIITSETIVNSLKKGSFLGKVSKSKIEKLGTFYNGDIDNTFESLRKYLLLSFDYLRENLEVLWEEKDNIIIINKGIYAVTRLLSDIVDHLLNEKIIDEKSKPQDIFNETKHYLDPIINFYKNISDEVTENLKSSYGAGGDIKYWRTLQKAVSDKLADFKPIGLEEYLLKEKKEFNTEAFEIIREIEIYFNNDFKEKLFSKFEEEWFDNGVPPKIQDLAVVMAQQKKRETGKKVEPWNCLHIIDYREIAIKNWRDLFEKPYTRPNEKSGSKEAKTKWMVELNRLRNQNFHSYYVTKEEIDFLREIIKWLNNKNEA; encoded by the coding sequence ATGAACGAAGAAACGAGGATACAATTATTAAGTAAATTAATTACAGAAAAAGATATTAAATCAAGCCTTAGACTGAGAAAAAACTCTTTTAATTTTGATAGCTTACCAATAAATGCGAAAAAATTACTTGAAAATAAAATTAAAGATGGCTGGGAAGTTGATAGAGAATACAAAACAAAAATCAGAATTAAAAAACAAAAATCACAAGATGTTTTTTTTGAAGATAAAGTTTGGCAACTTTTTGCATCTCTTGGTTTTAATTTATTAAACAAGGATAGAAACCTTCATTTGCCATACGATAGGAAAAATTTAAAATTAACAAAACAAATTGATGTATTTGCAAAAGACAAAGAAACTATCCTAATAGTTGAGTGTAAATCAGCAGTTTCAAATAAAAAGGGAGATTTTAAAGACGAACTTGAAGCAATGAAAGGAACAATCGGAGGTCTTGTTCAAACTATTAAAGATTTGTTTCCTAATGAAAAACTTAAATTTAAGTACATTTTTGCAACTCAAAATTACGCATTAAGCAAACACGATATTGAAAGATTAGATATACTTAATGGTGTTCATTTTGACGAAGATGCTATCGAATATTACTTGAACTTATATAAACAATTAGGCTTGGCAACTCGATATCAACTTTTAGGTTCTTTATTTTATGGACAGGAAATACCTGAAATTGATAATCTTGTTCCTGCAATAAGAGGTAAAATGGGCGGACATACATATTATTCTTTTTCGATAGAACCTGAGAAATTATTAAAAATAGGTTATGTTTTACATAGGAATAAGGCTAACATAAATATGATGCCAACCTATCAGAGACTAATCAAAAAATCAAGATTAAAATCAGTTCAAAAATTTATTGACGAACAAAAAGGATATTTTCCAAATTCTATTGTAATCAGTATTGATAGTGGTGGTCGTAGATTAAACTTTGATAAAGCAAATACACAAGTAAATTCTACAATCTCAGATGTTGGTATTTTACATTTGCCTAAGAAATATAGGTCTGCATATATAATTGATGGACAACATCGTTTGTATGGTTATGCAGAAACAGAATACAAAATAAAAAATACTATACCTGTTGTTGCATTTGTTGATTTAGATAGAAGTGAACAAGTTAAATTGTTTATGGAAATTAATGAAAATCAAAAATCTGTTTCAAAAAATCTTAGATTAACATTAAATTCAGATCTGTTATGGACTTCCAGCAATCTAATGGAACAACAAAAAGCACTTAGTTCAAGAATTGCAATATATCTTGGTGAAACAAGATTATCACCTCTTTTTAATAAAATATCAATAGGAGAAGATAAAAAAATAATAACATCAGAAACAATTGTCAATTCTCTTAAAAAAGGATCGTTTTTAGGAAAAGTTTCAAAAAGCAAGATTGAAAAGTTAGGAACGTTCTATAATGGAGATATAGACAATACTTTTGAAAGTTTACGCAAATACCTATTACTTTCTTTTGATTATTTAAGAGAAAACTTAGAGGTTTTGTGGGAGGAGAAAGACAATATAATAATCATTAACAAAGGAATATATGCAGTAACTCGATTATTAAGTGATATTGTAGACCATTTATTAAACGAAAAGATTATTGACGAAAAATCAAAGCCACAAGATATTTTTAATGAAACTAAACATTATTTAGATCCAATAATAAATTTTTATAAGAATATTAGTGATGAAGTTACAGAGAATCTAAAAAGTTCATATGGGGCAGGTGGAGATATTAAGTATTGGAGGACATTGCAAAAAGCAGTAAGTGATAAACTAGCTGATTTTAAACCAATTGGTCTTGAAGAGTATTTGTTAAAAGAGAAAAAAGAGTTTAATACAGAAGCGTTTGAAATAATTAGAGAAATTGAAATATATTTTAATAATGACTTTAAGGAGAAGTTATTTAGCAAATTTGAAGAAGAATGGTTTGACAATGGTGTTCCTCCAAAAATACAAGACCTAGCAGTTGTTATGGCACAGCAAAAGAAGAGGGAGACAGGCAAAAAAGTTGAACCCTGGAATTGTTTGCATATAATAGATTACCGAGAAATTGCAATTAAAAATTGGAGAGATTTATTTGAAAAACCATACACAAGACCAAATGAAAAAAGTGGTAGTAAAGAGGCCAAAACAAAGTGGATGGTAGAACTTAATCGTTTACGAAATCAGAATTTTCATTCTTACTATGTTACGAAAGAAGAAATTGACTTTTTGAGAGAAATAATAAAATGGTTAAATAATAAAAACGAAGCCTAA
- a CDS encoding TonB-dependent receptor yields MRIFTILLLLISFTVSFAQQSGNSVISGKVIDYNLNLPIEYANVVLYKQQDSSMVDGTISDSSGTFQLSKIPYGKYYIAANFIGYEKMITPDLELNKETPFIDLKELKIVQAIENIEGVEVVGEKSYVEYKIDKKVVNVSKHVNAAGGTAADVLENVPSVVVDIEGNVSLRGSSNFTVLIDGKPTVMSGNDLLKQIPANVIENIEIITNPSAKYDPDGTSGIINLVMKKEKRNGFNGIVNLTAATMNKYGGDFQLNLRKEKVNYFISANYNRNTGLAETENYRETYFSDTTSYLMEKTDRKNTQRPWRINLGADYYLSDKNTLTVSGTYGGFGYFREFNTKYHLWDDVSSYDDFSISDNIFEIDGVYFSASVNFQHDFAQDEHKFVVSVSGWQWDGKDIEESNEQTTDFGYTSLGLLSKMRSTHNPVRNNLRAKVDYTKPFSKGKLEAGIQTHITSGTSNFVYENLDPDFNDWVFNSQYSNEMLFDRNLYSGYTTFSSQFFGFSYQAGLRVEYTDRLLHQKTTDEKYDVEILKYYPSCHITRQLPANQQVQLSYSRRINRPQPWELNPFPNYSDSYNFSMGNPLLKPEDIDSYEFNYMNRMKKSFLSLGLFYRHTNNTKLYAIDIDEADPNVVFITYKNLDKTYAYGTELMFNYDPYKWLNINLGGNLYKYNIEADIYDQSIDLESTSWDSRLTAAFKISSATRVQLTGVYVSPGIEGQGTKEEYYVANLSVRHDFLERKASVSLNVRDIFATGIYEVETKYEDFYSHFIYKNEAPVIRISLTYRINNYKRRQDSDADSGIGR; encoded by the coding sequence ATGAGAATATTTACCATTTTGTTATTATTAATATCCTTTACAGTTTCATTTGCTCAACAATCCGGAAATTCAGTTATTTCGGGAAAAGTAATTGATTATAATCTTAATCTCCCTATTGAGTATGCAAATGTAGTTTTGTATAAGCAGCAAGATTCCTCAATGGTCGATGGCACAATTTCCGATAGTAGTGGAACATTTCAGCTATCAAAAATTCCATATGGGAAATATTATATTGCCGCCAATTTTATTGGATATGAGAAAATGATTACCCCCGATTTGGAATTAAACAAAGAAACTCCATTTATTGATTTAAAAGAATTGAAAATTGTTCAAGCCATTGAAAATATTGAAGGCGTGGAAGTTGTAGGCGAAAAATCTTATGTAGAATACAAAATTGACAAAAAAGTAGTAAATGTAAGTAAGCACGTAAATGCAGCAGGAGGGACCGCAGCAGATGTTCTCGAAAATGTTCCGTCTGTAGTAGTCGATATAGAAGGAAATGTTTCACTACGGGGAAGTTCAAATTTCACAGTTCTAATTGATGGAAAACCAACTGTTATGAGCGGCAACGATTTGTTAAAACAAATTCCGGCAAATGTTATTGAAAATATCGAAATCATTACAAATCCTTCGGCAAAGTACGATCCCGATGGAACTTCCGGGATAATAAACCTTGTAATGAAAAAGGAAAAACGTAATGGTTTTAACGGAATTGTAAACCTTACTGCAGCAACAATGAACAAGTATGGGGGAGATTTTCAACTTAATTTACGCAAAGAAAAAGTCAATTATTTTATTTCTGCAAATTATAACAGAAACACCGGTTTGGCCGAAACAGAAAACTATCGCGAGACATATTTTTCTGACACAACAAGCTATTTAATGGAAAAAACCGATCGTAAAAACACACAACGACCCTGGCGCATAAATTTGGGTGCAGATTATTATTTGAGTGATAAAAATACACTTACTGTTTCGGGAACATATGGTGGTTTTGGCTATTTCCGCGAATTCAATACAAAATATCATTTATGGGATGATGTTTCTTCGTATGATGATTTCTCAATATCTGACAATATTTTTGAAATTGATGGAGTATATTTTTCCGCTTCGGTGAATTTCCAGCACGATTTTGCACAAGATGAACATAAATTTGTAGTTTCTGTAAGTGGTTGGCAGTGGGACGGAAAGGACATTGAAGAATCGAACGAACAAACAACAGATTTTGGATACACTAGTTTGGGATTGCTGTCGAAAATGCGTTCAACCCACAATCCTGTAAGAAATAACTTGAGAGCAAAAGTTGACTATACAAAACCATTTTCGAAAGGGAAACTTGAAGCTGGAATTCAAACTCACATTACCAGCGGGACTTCCAATTTTGTATATGAAAATTTAGATCCGGATTTTAACGACTGGGTTTTCAATTCGCAATATTCCAACGAAATGCTTTTCGATAGAAATCTATATTCTGGATATACTACCTTTTCGAGCCAATTTTTTGGTTTCTCATATCAAGCAGGATTACGAGTAGAATATACCGACAGATTGTTGCACCAAAAAACAACAGATGAAAAATATGATGTAGAAATCTTAAAGTATTATCCTTCCTGTCATATCACGAGACAACTTCCAGCAAATCAGCAAGTACAGCTTTCTTACTCACGAAGAATAAATCGTCCTCAGCCCTGGGAATTAAATCCATTTCCAAACTATAGCGATTCATATAATTTTAGTATGGGAAATCCATTGCTGAAACCGGAAGATATTGATTCATATGAATTTAATTATATGAACCGAATGAAAAAATCGTTTTTATCCTTAGGTTTATTTTATCGACATACCAACAATACTAAACTTTATGCTATTGATATTGATGAAGCCGACCCGAATGTAGTTTTCATCACTTACAAAAATCTTGACAAAACCTACGCTTATGGTACAGAACTTATGTTCAATTATGACCCTTATAAATGGTTAAATATCAATCTTGGCGGAAACCTCTACAAATATAATATAGAAGCAGATATTTACGATCAAAGTATTGATTTGGAAAGCACAAGTTGGGATTCGCGTTTGACTGCAGCTTTTAAAATCTCGTCTGCAACACGTGTTCAACTTACGGGTGTATATGTTAGTCCAGGCATTGAAGGACAAGGTACAAAAGAGGAATATTATGTTGCAAATTTGTCAGTCCGACAC